tcatgtgttacacaagtcccttgggagagaacgatatttatcacttgctacgctgcgaccggtgcacttgccgttggttttgcatCCAACAACGGTCTCCGATGATTGTAAGGTTAGAAGGCCATATACATCTGAATGAGAAAAACACATAAGATAGAGGGGCAACAAAAGTTGCAAAGGTACGAGTTAGTAGTCAAGTTACTACGTAGCAAATAAGAGGGTAATGACTTATTTCACAAACTTCAGACCACAAAAATTCTTGCTTTGCTCCATTCTAGCAAATAAGAAGATCTCAACTCATCTCATCAATTAGAAAAACAACTGACCCACCacacaataagaaaaaaatagaagaaatatacaaAACATGAGCCATCACTGGCCTCTTAGTAGTACTCACCCTCACACAAGAAGAAGTGTGAAGGAAGAAAGTCCACCACCAAATAATAAAAGTCGTGAACCATTTTGGTTGGAGTAAATGTTGAACAATGTAGGGGCTCGTGATACTCATGGAGGAAAAGTATCAACTATGACTAAGTAAACTGAGACAAATAGAAGGGCTTTTACgtaggaaaaaaattgaaatacttAGACTATAGCCAATGGAAACaataccaaaataaaatcaattaaaaaaaccaGGTTAAAAGATGAATGAGAAAAATAACAGAGCAGGGTTGAAAAAGGcctgagaattaaactgtaaaataattctagagtgcttgattgatcccttttataatcttctatttataaaaataaattgatacaagagtacatgataattagggtaaccttagacacaatataatcatgataattagagtaaccctagataCAATgtaatcatgataaataaggTAACCCTAgatacaatataatcatgataattagagtaaccctagacacaatataatcatgataaatatttCTATGTGGACATAAAGCATTATGTGGAGTTAGATGTGTTTTAGAGCCATTTGAGCTAGGTCACAAGTTAGGGAAGCTAATTGCACTATTTTTAAGCTCTAGATATGTTAAAATTGCTAATTATATGATTGTACTATAAATTGCCTAAATGATTGAGTTGTGTGATGAATACGACCTATTTAAATGAgattaagtttataaatttacttaattCAACTTGTAGACGGAATTTGGAAATATTGTCTAAATGGTATAGCAAAGTGATGAATTGAGTTTGTGAATGTTGTGTAATTCAAATTTGGTGACTCTGTATGTGGTATTGGCGGAATTGACAGggttgaaataatataaatttgtataattatgTTCTACAAAATTATGCAGACTTGTTGTGGTGAGGAACTGTGTCGTTGGTGAGGCCAAGGCTAGAGAATCACTAACTTGATAGTCGCTAGGCGAGGATATTCTCGCTAAGCGACTTTAAAGTCAAAGAGTTCATTGACTTTGTGGTTGTTGAGCGTGACAACTTTTTGTTGGAAGAATTATGAGTGATTTAATCTCTGAGTTTCAGTGCTTGTGTCACTAGTCGAGTGGGCCTTCAAGCACTACTCGTTATGCAAGTGGGTGATCTCGTTAAGCGAAATTAATAGAATTATTCAATCTTCTATGTTCattgttttgtatatttaatgTAATCTTATAAGTTGTTAAAGAATTATATGTATGTGATATGTATGAGGATGGTTGGTACTCGTCCAAAAAAGGATTAGGATTtggtttcattattttatgtaTTGATATGAGAGTCCATATATTAGAGGTTATCCTGACACTATAATAACCATTTAGACTCAGGTATAGTAGAATTGAGTATGTGGTATGTGGTAAGATGAAACTCATTGGCTATCACAACTGCAAGACCTCACAAGATTCAACATAAAGGCTTGTATCATCTGGATAATGGAATTTTTGTAGCATTGTCTTGTGAATTGTTTGTATTGACGAatgattgataaaattttataacttgAATTATATGTTCTATGTAGGATactctttttataaattaatttacctCTCTTGTTTGTTTGTATGTCATGTGTtatattcttctttttgcaATGATTACCTTATTAGTGTGAATATAAAAGAAGATGTAGGTGTAGAGACACCTCTTATGGTTCAGGAGTTAGTTATTTGGACGATTAAACAATATTAGATCTTATTAGATATAATCTTATAGTGACttcagaatataaatatatataggtaATATTATTATAGTCCTATCTTGTAAGAGTGTATTAATTTACTATATACATACGATTATTTGCTTTttagatttataataaaatattaggtTAGTAGTGTGTCACGCTGTAATGTTAGaaactctctttctctccacAACAATCACCACCTCCGCTTCTTTTTATCCTCTGTCAGTAATGACGCCATCAATTCTTTTTTCCCTCCCTCTGTCACCAAacctcctttttcttccttccatCGAAAAAAGTGTCGCTACATCGACGTCCCGCCAGAAAAAGTGCCGCTACATTGGCGGCACAAGACATTCTTCATGCACCGCTTTCTTACTATAAAAACAAtcatttatgtttgatttatatggtcaaatttattgtttcaccaaatcaaatacaaaatgacACCAAAAAACAATGAAACATTCACATGTGGTTAGAACTAGAAAAAGAATACCAAAAAAGCAACCAAGATGAAGTTggacaaatattatatttaattagaaaaacacAAGCACTTCCCCCTTTTTGTGCGTAAAACAAacctataaaattaatatataaatcaacACCAAATTTCGTgactaaataatatatgttttttttcaccttttttactttattttattttatgtctttttatcatgttaattttgttttattattttatttcgttttatattttttattttatttttttattttttatgattagttttccttttaattttattttattttattctttttcacgttagtttctttttgttgtttaattttgtttttatctttttatgttaaacgttaaaaaaacaacaataaaacaaaaaaatctaaaaaaacaaaaaagaaaaaaaaaatcacaaaagttAACTATGCGTTTTTGCACGCTATCTCCTCCTTTTGGGGTGCAAATATTTTGCTCAGCCATGCACACAGACCTACATTCTTTGGCTGATTACTAGAAGTGGAAATTTCGTCTCTGGTAATGAGAGCAAGTAACAGGTGGCTCGATTGCAGAGTAAAATTGTAGGAATGGCTGGAGCAGGAAGCAATGGAGTGTCAAGAGGCTGCGCTGCCCTCTGAGTTCTCACGCAAGGTTTAATAGACTGAAAAGAAATCAGgggattaaaaaagaaacaatccATCGTTCATTCAGACTATGCAACTCTCGTTATTCCCTCTCTACTGACTCTCCCCTTTGGCTTTAGCTCACCCGTGACCACCCCAACGACATCTTCACCTCTACCAGATCCATGATTCCTTAACAAAGAAGGAACACCTCACCAACACAGCTTGAACATTGGAGACTCACTACCAACACCGAACGTCACAGCTTGGGAGAGAGCTCTTGACTCTTGAACCTCCAACAACAGCTTCATTCATTGATAGGTTCTTTTAATCAAGAACCTATGAAAAACACTCGAAACACAACACAGAACAATTCCTCTGAATTGTACAGCCTCCTTTTATTGCAAAAGAATCAAGAAAGTGGTGAATACAAGGTACTCAAATAGCTTAACCTCTCCCAAAAGAACTCCAAGAGTTCCCGCACAACAGTAAGACTCCAAAACTAACTACTCCCAAAGCACCCCAACCCCTTTTATACAGACTTCTTCCTAACTACAAGTAGTTTCCTAACATTACTCCCCTCTCCTTTAACAACCTTATCCTCAAGGTTGAACCCAGTATATTAATCCTGGATAGTCACCAGTATATAACTCCAATCCTCCCATACCCAAATGGTTGTTCCAAACGAATTCCaatgaaaaacaaactcaaCATGCTAGCAAGCAAATGCATAATTCCAGCATATAACCCCATGCAAGTGTCCAGTCTCCACCCTTGATGCCCGTTCCCAGCACTTTCCCACCCAAGGGCTCCCATCTCAGTCAATGAAAGCAACGAGTTCTCCTGCATAGCTTCAAAAGAGAACCAGTTCTCCTGCATAGGTTCGAAAGAGAATCTTCCAAGGAACTTAGCCACGCAGCCACATTGGGGACCGAAGTTATTTTTGACACAATTGTTGAGGTCCAtggaaataacaaaaaacaacagTATTAGCAACCACCACATAGGAACCAACCATGATGTCCAATGGGTATCAACTTCGTGAATATTCGAAGACTCATGCGCAATGTAGTTTTCCTCTGTTGAGTTGTTCTTGGGTCTCCCACCGCCAGTCTCAAGATATCTTCTAGCcatacttctttttttctctatcaAACCCAATTTCCAagtcttgaattttttttctgtaaacaTGCTTTATATTAGGAAGTGGGGGTAAGTTTTCTCTCTCCCGAAACCCAAGATAATGGGTCTGCAACACTGATCATAATTCCACTTTCTGTTTCGTTGTCAAATCTCCCCTCCACTCACCACATTCCTCCTGCTCCACTTTGCCCCAATCCCAAACAAGTACCCATGACTCAACCTCCACTAACTTCAACAATGCCTTGGGTTCCTCCAACTGGCGGGAAAGTGTTGGATCCTCCTTTATTGTTACCTTCTTACCCTTCAACATATATTCCATGAACATTTCCCCTCAATTAATCATGACCTTCCCAAGCTTCGCTAGCCATGCAATTCCCAAGATTACATCTACTCCCGCAAGCTCAAAAACATACAGTTCTTCCTCCATTGTGGCGTCTCCCAAATGTATTCGAATTTTCTCGCATCGTCCGCTCATCACCATTTTATGTCCATCACCGAGGCTCATTGTATACGACGGTGTGACAACCACTAGCAGCTCCAATTCCTCTACCACTTTTTGAATAATGAAGTCGTGGCTATCGATGAGGACCACCACTCGACTTTCCCCAATTAATCCTGTCAATTTAATGGTTTTGGGAGGCGTCAGCCCTTCCGCCGACCACACCAACAATTCCATGGGTTTCGTCTCCTGTTCTTCCCCGTCGCCTACGTCATCTTCCTCATCTTCCATCAGAAGCTTCACGCGTAAACTCCATCTTTTCAGAAATTTTGGGTAAGGTACCATTCAGTTTCTGTTGTCCAGACCGTTCGGTCTGAGACTGGCCTTTGAGCCATTCATACCGTTCGGTCTTCCAATACCGTTCGGTCTTCCAATACCGTTCGGTCTTGCTCTACTCTCTACCAACAGCTGCTCATCCGCCACCTTCTTCGTTCGGTCCTCCAAAATCTTGGGGTCTTGTACAAACTCATCCACCGCACGCTTCCATTTGAATATCGTCGATCACTCATTGATTGTTTTGAACCTTATTACCATGGCTTCCTTCAAACCATCCCAAGAACGATTCTTGGCTTTCTCCTTCCAGACTCTGACCCAGAAACCCCCACTACCCTTCATGCTCATGCACGCGAGTCGCACTTTCTCCTCATCCGCTGCTCCTCGAAGTTCGAAAAATATCTCTGCGTGATGGATCCAGTTCAGGGGATCGATCCCCTCGAAGATGGGTAGCGTCACCTGTTTCCGCCACTGTTTCTGCCCCTCTGGTTGATTTCCGACCCCTCTTCCtccgtcttcctcctctccccGCCTCTAATTCTTATTAACAGAGCTATCATCGAATTGCCTGTCGTGGTGGTTCGACTACGTCCCGAGAACCCTCATTATCTACTGCACGTCCCGTCGTATCGCAACGGTTTCAGCCTTAATCCCTTCTACCGTAATTTCAAGATTCTCCAACCTTCCCTCGGTGTTGCTCGTCATTTCCATCAACCCCCTTTCAGTCCGACAGGTCGGATCAAATGATAGGTTCTTTTAATCAAGAACCAATGAAAAACACTCGAAACACAACACAGAACAATTCCTTTGAATTGTACAGCCTCGTTTTATTGCAAAAGAATCAAGAAAGTGGTGAATACAAGGTACtcagagagcttaacctctcccCAAAAAACTCCAAAAGTTCCCGCACAACAATAAGACTCTGAAACTAACTACTCCCACAGCACCCCAACCCCTTTTATACAGACTTCTTCCTAACTACAAGTAGTTTCCTAACATTCATCCTGTCACAACAATCATAGTAAGGGGGGCCCCGAGAGGTAAACGAGTAAACTTATTTCGTAATCGCTATTAGAATGTCTTTTTACTCTGCCGCTTATGTATGATTGTTGTGGAATATTACAAGTTGTTAGAATAATACCTTTGTATGCTTATGAATGGTTGTATTGAATATTCTGAGTGTTGTATGCATATCTTGGTCATCTTTCCCTATCCATTCTGTTTGACAATATACATGATTTGCTTTCACGTACTATTTGTCATTCGTGCTtcataacaacaaaaacatgCCTTACCACAAACCTACAAACAGATACAAAACCCACATTATCCTTCATCAATCTTCGCTTATACCATGAAAACCCCTGTGACCATCCTGCTAGAGAAACGTCTAAGTAGATACATCATCTTCCCAACAAACCAAAACCCAAGTTTACTTCAGCTCTTCTTATTCCTCCATTCTCTTTCAACGCCTATAGCCCATATACATACCCCCATCAATCTTGAATTTTGCTACACGTCGTTTCCCTGCAAAGAAAAGGAACCGACCCAAACACCCTGAATCAGTCAGGGCAACTACAAACTAGATTATCAAAATATGCCCCCCCCGCCTCTGTCCATCtccaatcatcaacaataaaattgaatcattAGGATAGATGCTCaagcacaataaaaaaaaatagagtcgATACCTTCGTCTTCACCATAACCACTCCATTCACGCCTAACACCATCATCCTCAACCTCATCCTCAACTTGCACTgcaaaaagttacaaaaataagaatcaaCCACTCAACACCAATCTCCATTTTAATTCAATCTACAAAGAAGCACACTCAAGAACAGAGAACCAACTTCATCTCCATTATTCTCCATAAACCCAACCAGTGCGTCATCTTCATTCCCCAACTCACACCGATTCACACAGTGTGTTCCTTTCACCATTCGATTGCGTCAATCGAAGCCAATAGCCCAACACTCCCTACACCATCAGAAAAACTCACACCCGGTCAAGAAGAGCTCGCGTTTCGGAGAGGAAGGAGATGCAGTGGTCGACAATGTGGTTGAACGGAGAACGGCGCTGGCGGCGCTGGAGAGAATGCATCTCCGGCAAGGACAGCGGCGACGTTGAACGGTGGAGCTGGCGACGGCTTGAGCGGCGGCACTGGCGATGGCTGGGGCAGCGGCACGGTGGCTGTTCGAGTGGTGGCTGAAGCGGCAACATCCTTGCGGTGGCGACCCGCGTCGCCGGCAGCACCTCCGATCGAGCTTTAACGACGTCACGACGGCTGGTCGAGGGAGAGGAAACGTGGATGGCGGAGGTGAAACCTGTAGGGTTTCTCGAAGGAGAAACTTAAATCTCTAGAACGTGCAATGTTGAAATGAGGTAGGGGAAACATAACCCCTAACCTTTCTGCTGAAGAGCCTTGGGCCTGATCCTTTAGGctattcttaaaagaaaaaaaaataaaaataaaaataaaaaagaaaaaccgaACCTCCCTTCCAGGCGCACCCCTTATTTCTCACTCTCGCACCCCCATCTCTTTGGGCTCAAGCccattcattcaataaaaagaaaaaaaactatgatGCACCAACTTTGTTCACATTTTCACCCCATTTCCACTTAGGCTTAGGCCTAGTCtgtcattaaaattaaattggttTGCACACCCCTGTTTTTCATCCTCACCCGCTTTCCACTTGGGCTTTAGCCCAAAACTAAAGTTGGTTTAAACACCCCCTTTTCTTATTTAAGTACCTATGCAcccctttttttatttacttactattttgttgttatttattttattttatctttttattctattttatgttttttatttttattttctctttttattataaatattgaaaataaaaaaaatgttttaaaggtttaagcacatgtgatCGTTCGCATCGTTCTTGTGCtaaaatcttttcttcttttttctaaaaaaaaataatcaaaaaacaTTTGAAAGGTTTAGGCACGTATGTGATCGCtcacatcgtcctcgtgctgagacattttcttcttttataaaaaataaaaaaataaaaaacattttaaaggtttaagcgtgtgTGGGATTGTttgcatcgtcctcgtgctgagaccttttctttttctcacataaaaatacggaaaacataaaacatccatgatttcaaacaaacaaacaatctttcagcTAGAACTAAGTAGtcttgatttctcattttgagaatacgtaggagcaaggtcagtccttgtcgggcacaaaaaaaataaaaaaattattttgtttctttagagttttatttttagggatgataaatcattttgaaaaccacatctgATTCTCGTATttgattaaaggtactgccttcggacATGcattgtagggtgctaataccttccctacacgtaaccgggtgctaataccttccctacacgtaaccgactcccgagcccaatctttggttttcgtggattgtgccttatcattttatgttttttcattagttttccagaataaactatggtgatGACTCCGAAACTTTTTCTAAGTacgtttctttttttatcctCGTCCCGTCACGATTTCGGTTgtgacaaaatatatatatatatatatatataattagaaaaatcgaagacaaaaaagagagagaaacttTACCACTCCAAATGGGACACAACTTTTCAAAGTAATTTCCTGCTTTGTCACTCTCACTCACATCTCTTTCCTTCactctctcactctcacttGCCGTCGGAACTCCATTTTCTGGCTCCATCCTTATCTGATTTTGGATATCTTGAGAAAACTTATTGATCAAGTACTTTCAACAATTATCATGAAGGTTTTAAAAAATGGGTAGAGGTGGGAAACTCCGATATGGTCAGACCTGAAATGTTGCAACCGATGGGACTTCCTAAAGATGTCCAAGTTATTGCGTAGGGTCTTTTCCTTGAAAGGTGAGAATAGccatagaaaaatattttttggctCCTACGACGCTTCTGTATGCAAGTCTCATTGCTTTAAAAATGGTTGCCAAACAGAAATAATACCTCAAGTTATGAACGTTTTGTTTAGCAAAATTAGAACCTTTAAGCACTAGATTGATTTTTAATTGCATGTATCTTTTAGTTTGGGAACCCCCAAATCGCGAAATCCCTTTCCCTTTCGCGCGATCATGAGAACttgcagaaaacaaaaaaatctcaaattcatGAATCCTAAAATCATGTCTCTAACTTACAAAAACTAGAGAACACACTAAGTGAAGCAAAGAATGATTCAAAACACACTAGATGGACATGATCTGATACTAATGGTCATTAGGAGTTGTCTACGGGATTAATAATTGGTTAGAGAGGAATGACAAAACATTTTCActtaaatttctaatttctaaCATGGCAATACCTAAACTCAGAAAAAGAGTAAATATTTTGACAATGATTATTTgagtaactttttaaaaatagtatctgaaaaaaaaattgaagttaaatcaaatgattttgttattatgCATAACATAATATATACTGTTCGAGAGATATTATATCTTggaatgataaaaaattaatagaaaagatattttaagtattaataTGTAagataaattacaaaattttaaaaattaaagtatacgGCCTCTTAGCACCATGAAGAGTGTTTACCCAAAAATAACTTTTCCTTTAGTTTCAATAGTGTTTCCACAATTTTAGAcactcattatatatatatatatatatatatatatatatatatatatatccatattaaatctacataaaaataaatgaaaaagatatcataaagaaagaaattaaaataaaaggatcaGCAAAACATGTCTGCAGTTTTAACTTTGACTACACAAGTTACCACCTATGAGAAAGATGCAGACCCATTagttataaatacattacatGCATAGATGGTTATCATGCTAAAGAGTtcttaatacaataaaaaaactcCACAGGTGTTTGACTAAAACGTTAACCCTCTTAAAGTCAGGAACTTTTCTTGTATCTCAGCTACAAGTCGGACATTGTTGGCTTTCTTCAGATCCCATTTTGATTTCTGGGATATTCCACACTGAATCTCATGAACCAGGCTTGAAATCGAGTTGGTAATGTTTGATAGCTCAGAACTGATCTTATGTTTATCCTTCTCCATGGTTTCAAGGACACTAGATATCCTGTTTCGTTTTGCTTCAAGTTGTCGAATTTGATCATCAATTTCTGTTATAGATAAAGCACTTATGTCCATTTCAGCCTCTCTCGACGAGAGCTTTTCCTTCAAATCGTTGTACTTTTTTTTGAGACTGGGAATTTTGAGTTTCTTTGTCATTAGCTCAGCCATGAGTTTGTCTACCTCTTCAATGCTTCCCTTGGCCTCAAGGAAGGCCTCCCCAGCTAAGGGAACTTGTTCCACCAATTTTAACTTGAAGAGTTGATCAACGGTGAGATTGGGATCTTCACGAATTTGCAATGCAAGTGTTGCAACTTCTGCAACATCATTGCTTGAGACCAATGAAGGGAAATCTAGAGCAAGAAGGGAAGAGAGCTTCTTCTTGCAAGACTCTATAAATTCAATATCTGCATTAGTAAGGTGACCCGATGACGTCGTTTCAGTAAGAGGTATGTCAAGCATGTCCTCTAAGTTATCAAGATAAATATCGAAATTTTCAACTTGTAGTGGTGTTATAAGGGAGCCAACAGGAACTAGGGCGGACAGTTTTTTAGTCGGCCGACCACTACTTTTAGTCAGGCCACTACTACTTTTAGTCAGGCCAACGCTGCTTTCCATTTTCCG
This genomic interval from Vigna radiata var. radiata cultivar VC1973A chromosome 8, Vradiata_ver6, whole genome shotgun sequence contains the following:
- the LOC106771350 gene encoding uncharacterized protein LOC106771350 isoform X2, producing MVKGTHCVNRCELGNEDDALVGFMENNGDECKLRMRLRMMVLGVNGVVMVKTKSIKPCVRTQRAAQPLDTPLLPAPAIPTILLCNRATCYLLSLPETKFPLLVISQRM
- the LOC106771350 gene encoding RHOMBOID-like protein 2 isoform X1; translation: MFTEKKFKTWKLGLIEKKRSMARRYLETGGGRPKNNSTEENYIAHESSNIHEVDTHWTSWLVPMWWLLILLFFVISMDLNNCVKNNFGPQCGCVAKFLGRFSFEPMQENWFSFEAMQENSLLSLTEMGALGWESAGNGHQGWRLDTCMGLYAGIMHLLASMLSLFFIGIRLEQPFGYGRIGVIYW
- the LOC106771090 gene encoding uncharacterized protein LOC106771090 → MDISDEPVTPASFKDEKEFLKNDSAIGNNAYKDVTKDKTSDLQPVPSYSSGVGLPYAPEGWPNAGDVWGWKVKARCSKGGFFTDRFLIPPASLQKGSRRLEFSSKAAVGRYLQSNFPNMKTEAFFALFTWAIPSAEQTPTKGLLTLQSLETVQHDYTGTLRKSKRKMESSVGLTKSSSGLTKSSGRPTKKLSALVPVGSLITPLQVENFDIYLDNLEDMLDIPLTETTSSGHLTNADIEFIESCKKKLSSLLALDFPSLVSSNDVAEVATLALQIREDPNLTVDQLFKLKLVEQVPLAGEAFLEAKGSIEEVDKLMAELMTKKLKIPSLKKKYNDLKEKLSSREAEMDISALSITEIDDQIRQLEAKRNRISSVLETMEKDKHKISSELSNITNSISSLVHEIQCGISQKSKWDLKKANNVRLVAEIQEKFLTLRGLTF